From the genome of Populus alba chromosome 10, ASM523922v2, whole genome shotgun sequence, one region includes:
- the LOC118043357 gene encoding uncharacterized protein, translating to METYLKALDLWEIVESDRQPTPLGNNPTIAQMKFFNEEKAKRFKALSCLHNAVSEDIFIRIMACKSAKETWDKLKAEFHGDEKSRRMQILNLRRQFEGLKMKENESIKDFSSQILKLVNQVRLLGEDFPDSRIVEKVLVSLLEKFEHKICSLEDSKDFSEMSLQELVNTLQAVEQRQAYRQEESSEGALVAVYKDKSRAKNIFRNNQEGKREKGRGWKSVNWQQNNNNSFMRGKEKKKHFPACKYCEKTNHLEA from the coding sequence ATGGAAACTTATCTCAAAGCTCTTGATTTATGGGAGATAGTGGAAAGTGATAGGCAACCTACACCTCTAGGTAACAATCCCACTATTGCACAGATGaagttctttaatgaagaaaaggcAAAGAGATTTAAAGCTCTTTCTTGTCTTCATAATGCTGTAAGTGAAGACATCTTCATAAGGATCATGGCGTGCAAATCTGCCAAGGAAACATGGGATAAATTAAAAGCAGAGTTCCATGGTGATGAGAAGTCAAGAAGGATGCAGATTCTGAATCTGAGAAGACAATTTGAAGGTctgaagatgaaagaaaatgaaagcatCAAAGATTTCTCTTCTCAAATTTTGAAACTTGTGAATCAAGTAAGACTTTTGGGAGAAGATTTTCCAGACTCTAGAATTGTAGAGAAAGTCCTAGTGAGTCTGCTAGAAAAGTTTGAACATAAAATCTGTTCTTTAGAAGATTCTAAAGATTTTTCTGAAATGAGCTTGCAAGAATTGGTAAATACATTGCAAGCTGTGGAGCAAAGACAAGCATATAGAcaagaagaatcaagtgaaggagcTCTTGTTGCAGTTTACAAGGATAAGAGTCGGGCTAAGAACATTTTCAGAAATaatcaagaaggaaaaagagaaaaagggagaGGCTGGAAATCTGTTAACTGGCAGCAGAATAACAATAACAGCTTCatgagagggaaagagaagaaaaagcatTTTCCTGCTTGCAAATACTGTGAGAAAACTAATCATCTTGAAGCCTAG